One stretch of Streptomyces sp. R21 DNA includes these proteins:
- a CDS encoding RNA ligase (ATP) codes for MSTLRVTAEVLTIHKHPNADALELAQVGLYRAVVAKDAYRTGETAVYIPEQSVLPDRLIEELGLTGRLAGSRSDRVKAVRLRGELSQGIVCRPKALSDVDLARAAEDGTDFAEALGIVKWVPPIPPTMNGEVESAPDLLPWVDIENIQRYPDIFTPGEPVVLTEKLHGSACLLTYLADEGRAHVSSKGFGAKSLALKEDPRNLYWRAVHSHGVAEAAARLAERLGARRVGIFGEVYGAGVQDLAYGADGRRETLGYAVFDVSAEIDGEVRWLDAARLLEGELPLVPRLHEGPYDIGRVLEIASGRETVSGRELHLREGVVIRASPERYSPVTGGRAIAKAVSPAYLTRKGGTEYE; via the coding sequence ATGTCGACGCTGCGCGTCACCGCCGAAGTGCTGACCATCCACAAGCATCCCAACGCCGACGCGCTGGAGCTGGCCCAGGTGGGCCTGTACCGGGCCGTCGTCGCCAAGGACGCGTACCGCACCGGTGAGACCGCCGTCTACATCCCCGAGCAGTCCGTGCTCCCGGACCGGCTGATCGAGGAGCTGGGGCTGACCGGACGCCTGGCGGGCAGCAGGTCCGACCGGGTCAAGGCGGTGCGGCTGCGCGGTGAGCTGTCGCAGGGAATCGTGTGCCGGCCGAAGGCGCTCTCGGACGTCGACCTGGCGCGGGCGGCCGAGGACGGCACCGACTTCGCGGAGGCGCTCGGCATCGTCAAGTGGGTGCCGCCGATCCCGCCCACGATGAACGGCGAGGTCGAGTCCGCGCCCGATCTGCTGCCCTGGGTCGACATCGAGAACATCCAGCGCTATCCGGACATCTTCACGCCGGGCGAGCCCGTCGTCCTGACCGAGAAGCTGCACGGTTCGGCCTGTCTGCTGACCTATCTCGCGGACGAGGGCCGCGCGCACGTCTCGTCGAAGGGCTTCGGCGCCAAGTCCCTCGCCCTGAAGGAGGATCCGCGCAACCTGTACTGGCGGGCCGTGCACAGTCACGGGGTCGCGGAGGCCGCGGCCCGGCTCGCCGAGCGGCTCGGCGCGCGCCGGGTCGGCATCTTCGGCGAGGTGTACGGGGCGGGCGTACAAGATCTGGCGTACGGCGCGGACGGCCGCCGCGAGACCCTCGGGTACGCCGTCTTCGACGTGTCGGCGGAGATCGACGGCGAGGTCCGCTGGCTGGACGCGGCGCGGCTGCTGGAGGGTGAACTGCCGCTCGTACCAAGGCTGCATGAGGGCCCGTACGACATCGGACGCGTCCTGGAGATCGCCTCGGGCCGGGAGACCGTCTCGGGGCGCGAGCTGCACCTGCGCGAGGGTGTCGTCATCCGTGCCAGCCCCGAGCGGTACAGCCCGGTGACGGGTGGCCGGGCGATCGCGAAGGCGGTCAGCCCGGCGTATCTGACGCGGAAGGGCGGCACGGAGTACGAGTGA
- a CDS encoding exo-beta-N-acetylmuramidase NamZ domain-containing protein gives MKLSRRGLLAATGAIGALATTGSSAASAAPATSATPAAPAAPQGGHRLRTGFERLAADGYALLDGQRVGIVTNPTGVTRDVRHIVDVMHADARVDLLAVFGPEHGFRGTAQAGGSEGRYDDPATGLPVYDTYLKSGQPLADIFTASGVDTVVFDIQDAGARFYTYIWTLYDCMEAAQLAGKRFVVLDRPNPVTGRAAQGPVLHKEFATFVGRQPIAQAHGMTVAELARLFNGEFLTVPVPLETVLMTGWKRSEFYDASGLPWVPPSPNMPTADTALVYAGTCMFEGTNLSEGRGTTRPFELLGAEGIDRKWALEAEQLGLPGAHFREAYFAPTFSKFQGKTVGGVQIHVHDRAAYDPVRTGVALLVSAKKVWSGFAWRSDNWIDKLTGSTRVRTMIDAGASAGEVVAGWQEELAAFRRVRKEYLLYR, from the coding sequence ATGAAACTGTCCAGACGAGGTCTGCTCGCCGCGACGGGAGCGATCGGCGCCCTGGCCACCACCGGATCGTCGGCCGCGTCGGCCGCACCTGCCACGTCCGCCACACCTGCCGCACCTGCCGCACCCCAGGGCGGTCACCGGCTGCGCACCGGCTTCGAGCGCCTGGCCGCGGACGGCTATGCGCTCCTCGACGGGCAGCGCGTCGGCATCGTCACCAACCCGACCGGCGTCACCCGCGACGTGCGCCACATCGTCGACGTCATGCACGCCGACGCACGCGTGGACCTCCTCGCGGTCTTCGGACCCGAACACGGCTTCCGCGGCACCGCGCAGGCGGGCGGCTCGGAGGGCCGTTACGACGACCCGGCGACCGGACTGCCCGTCTACGACACGTATTTGAAGAGCGGGCAGCCGCTCGCCGACATCTTCACCGCCTCGGGCGTGGACACCGTCGTCTTCGACATCCAGGACGCGGGCGCGCGCTTCTACACGTACATCTGGACGCTGTACGACTGCATGGAGGCCGCACAGCTCGCGGGCAAACGCTTCGTGGTGCTCGACCGGCCTAACCCGGTGACCGGGCGCGCCGCCCAAGGGCCCGTCCTGCACAAGGAGTTCGCGACGTTCGTCGGACGGCAGCCGATCGCGCAGGCGCACGGTATGACGGTGGCGGAGCTGGCGCGGCTGTTCAACGGGGAGTTCCTCACGGTGCCCGTCCCGCTGGAGACCGTACTGATGACGGGCTGGAAGCGGTCGGAGTTCTACGACGCCTCGGGCCTGCCCTGGGTGCCGCCGAGCCCGAACATGCCGACCGCCGACACCGCCCTCGTGTATGCAGGGACCTGCATGTTCGAGGGGACCAATCTGTCGGAGGGGCGCGGCACGACCCGCCCGTTCGAGCTGCTCGGCGCGGAGGGCATCGACCGGAAGTGGGCCCTGGAGGCGGAGCAACTCGGGCTGCCCGGCGCGCACTTCAGGGAGGCGTACTTCGCGCCGACCTTCTCCAAGTTCCAGGGCAAGACCGTCGGCGGGGTGCAGATCCATGTGCACGACCGGGCCGCCTACGACCCCGTACGCACCGGCGTCGCGCTTCTTGTGAGCGCCAAGAAGGTCTGGAGCGGCTTCGCTTGGCGGTCCGACAACTGGATCGACAAGCTGACGGGCTCCACGCGGGTGCGCACGATGATCGACGCGGGGGCGAGCGCCGGCGAGGTGGTGGCCGGCTGGCAGGAGGAGCTGGCGGCGTTCCGGCGGGTGCGCAAGGAGTACCTCCTGTACCGATGA
- a CDS encoding serine-threonine protein kinase, whose translation MAAPAVSVTPYWELTFDADGDVDGGERDRLLAEVTQRGIRDLIVFAHGWNNDRSGATRLYSEFFAPFPALTPRARLGYVGVVWPSMRFSDEPIPDFDPSAVASAAAAPAGPVLDKRTRHALLEVFPGRATVVEQIARLLDQRPDEGASLEEFGRLVRLLVEVRPQGPQTAFAADTLAEGVPEGDPQMLFGDTATVCDEFAQALALTASPDGTETSFAMPRLWDGAHELLRQATYFAMKRRAGTVGERGLGRVVGQLAHTAPAVRVHLVGHSFGGRLVSFALRGLPEGVRTVKSVTLLQGAFSHYAFAARLPHDARAGGVLHGQQNRIDGPLVCCYSHFDSALGTIYPLASRMSGDGASLADFDLGRMLGAKWGAMGHDGVQAVDGTRALKLADALKTKLPASGCVNIDAAAVVRRGGPPAGAHSDICHRELAQVVLAAGRVQ comes from the coding sequence ATGGCGGCACCGGCAGTGAGCGTGACTCCGTACTGGGAGCTGACCTTCGACGCGGACGGGGACGTGGACGGCGGGGAGCGCGACCGGCTGCTCGCGGAGGTGACGCAGCGCGGGATCCGCGACCTGATCGTCTTCGCGCACGGCTGGAACAACGACCGCTCCGGCGCGACCCGCCTGTACAGCGAGTTCTTCGCACCGTTCCCGGCACTCACCCCGAGGGCCCGGCTCGGATACGTGGGCGTGGTGTGGCCCTCGATGCGGTTCTCGGACGAGCCGATCCCCGACTTCGACCCGTCGGCGGTCGCGAGCGCCGCGGCCGCTCCCGCGGGCCCGGTCCTCGACAAGCGCACCCGGCACGCGCTCCTGGAGGTGTTCCCGGGGCGGGCGACCGTGGTCGAGCAGATCGCCCGGCTGCTGGACCAACGACCCGACGAGGGTGCCTCGTTGGAGGAGTTCGGCCGTCTCGTACGGCTGCTGGTCGAGGTGCGGCCGCAGGGCCCGCAGACCGCGTTCGCCGCGGACACGCTGGCGGAAGGGGTGCCGGAGGGCGACCCGCAGATGCTGTTCGGGGACACCGCGACAGTCTGCGACGAGTTCGCGCAGGCGCTGGCGCTGACCGCGTCGCCGGACGGCACGGAGACGTCGTTCGCCATGCCCCGGCTGTGGGACGGGGCGCACGAACTGCTGCGCCAGGCCACGTACTTCGCCATGAAGCGGCGCGCCGGGACCGTCGGCGAGCGCGGCCTCGGGCGCGTGGTCGGCCAGCTCGCCCACACGGCGCCCGCGGTACGGGTGCACCTGGTCGGGCACAGCTTCGGCGGCCGCCTGGTCTCCTTCGCGCTGCGCGGACTGCCCGAGGGGGTGCGCACGGTGAAGTCCGTGACGCTGCTCCAAGGGGCCTTCTCGCACTACGCGTTCGCGGCGCGGCTGCCGCACGACGCACGGGCCGGCGGAGTCCTGCACGGACAGCAGAACCGCATTGACGGCCCCCTCGTGTGCTGCTACTCCCACTTCGACTCGGCGCTCGGCACGATCTACCCGCTGGCCTCACGGATGTCGGGCGACGGCGCGTCGCTCGCGGATTTCGACCTGGGCCGCATGCTGGGCGCCAAGTGGGGCGCGATGGGCCATGACGGGGTGCAGGCGGTGGACGGTACGCGCGCCCTCAAACTGGCCGACGCCCTCAAGACGAAGCTGCCCGCCTCGGGCTGCGTGAACATCGACGCCGCCGCGGTGGTGAGGCGCGGCGGGCCCCCGGCGGGGGCCCACAGCGACATCTGCCACCGGGAGCTGGCCCAGGTGGTGCTGGCGGCGGGACGGGTGCAGTAG
- a CDS encoding penicillin acylase family protein, with translation MPRRTPRTTLDRLRTPRRFPGFLKAASVCALIAGLLSPLTQAPASAAGATAANDYCGGQCSDILPPGENGNATLAQVLLNQAFGTQPDHAEDQLAPYGNLPSGYSSLTDAKINNFFNDASFGVASDQVASTTKPGGRSDVTIVRDKKTGVPHITGTTRYGTEYGAGYAAAQDRLWLMDVFRHVGRGQLTTFAGGAASNQGLEQEFWRNAPYTEADLQAQIDRAIANNGARGQQALADANAYLDGINSYIDASDSGRYFPGEYVLTGHKDSVTNAGTIDHFKLTDLVALASVIGSLFGSGGGGEVNNALSLIAAQSKYGVAEGTKVWESFRERNDPEAALTVHNGESFPYATKPDDPQGEALPDAGSVTQEPLVYDRTGSAATASATGASTTAAKTALTSAKRGMSNALVVSGKHTASGHPIAVFGPQTGYFAPQLLMLQEIQGPGLSARGASFAGLSMYVELGRGQDYSWSATTSGQDIIDTYAVELCQDDYHYLYHGTCTAMDKVEQTNSWKPTVADGTAAGSYRMQVYRTKYGPVEYRATVGGKKVAYTTLRSSYMHEADSIIGFQMLNDPDYVKSPATFQSAAQHINYTFNWFYADSAHTAYYNSGDNPVRASGVDAEFPVWAQSAYEWKGWDPATNTATYTAASAHPNSIDQDYYISWNNKQAKNYTTAPWGDGSVHRGDLLEDRVKKLVSAGGVTRTALVKAMADAALADLRAEDVLPDLLKVVNSSTVTDSTAAAAVSKLQAWISAGAKRTETSAGSHAYADADAIRILDAWWPLLVKAEFEPGLGSDLYAAIGNNIPIDESPSAAHGPTGAHAGSSFQYGWWSYVDKDIRTVLGESVQGGLAHSYCGGGNLSACRDLLISTLKEAAGKTASAVYPGDDQCSAGDQWCADSIVQRTLGGIKHGKITWQNRPTYQQVVEYSSHR, from the coding sequence ATGCCACGGCGCACCCCACGTACCACCCTGGACAGACTGAGAACTCCCCGCAGATTCCCGGGGTTCCTGAAGGCCGCATCCGTATGCGCCCTCATTGCCGGGCTTCTGTCCCCGCTCACCCAGGCCCCGGCCTCGGCCGCCGGCGCGACCGCCGCGAACGACTACTGCGGCGGCCAGTGCTCCGACATCCTCCCGCCCGGCGAGAACGGCAACGCCACCCTCGCCCAGGTCCTCCTCAACCAGGCCTTCGGCACCCAGCCCGACCACGCCGAGGACCAGCTCGCGCCCTACGGCAATCTGCCCTCGGGCTACTCGTCGCTGACCGACGCGAAGATCAACAACTTCTTCAACGACGCCTCCTTCGGCGTCGCGTCCGACCAGGTCGCCTCGACCACCAAGCCGGGCGGGCGCAGCGACGTGACGATCGTCCGCGACAAGAAGACGGGCGTCCCGCACATCACGGGCACCACCCGCTACGGCACTGAATACGGAGCCGGGTACGCAGCCGCTCAGGACCGACTGTGGCTGATGGACGTCTTCCGGCACGTCGGACGCGGCCAGCTGACCACCTTCGCGGGCGGCGCGGCCTCCAACCAGGGCCTTGAGCAGGAGTTCTGGCGCAACGCGCCGTACACCGAGGCCGACCTCCAGGCTCAGATCGACCGGGCCATCGCCAACAACGGCGCCCGCGGCCAGCAGGCCCTCGCCGACGCGAACGCCTACCTCGACGGCATCAACTCCTACATCGACGCCTCCGACAGCGGGCGGTACTTCCCCGGTGAGTACGTCCTGACCGGGCACAAGGACTCGGTCACCAACGCCGGAACCATCGACCACTTCAAGCTCACCGACCTGGTCGCGCTGGCCTCCGTCATCGGCTCGCTCTTCGGCTCCGGGGGCGGCGGCGAGGTCAACAACGCCCTCTCGCTGATCGCCGCGCAGTCCAAGTACGGCGTCGCCGAGGGCACCAAGGTCTGGGAGTCCTTCCGCGAGCGCAACGACCCGGAGGCGGCCCTCACCGTCCACAACGGCGAGAGCTTCCCGTACGCGACCAAGCCCGACGACCCGCAGGGCGAGGCGCTGCCCGACGCCGGTTCGGTGACCCAGGAGCCGTTGGTCTACGACCGCACCGGCAGCGCGGCCACCGCAAGTGCCACCGGCGCCTCCACCACGGCCGCCAAGACGGCTCTCACCTCGGCGAAGCGCGGGATGTCCAACGCCCTCGTGGTGAGCGGCAAACACACCGCCAGCGGCCACCCGATCGCCGTCTTCGGTCCCCAAACCGGCTATTTCGCGCCGCAGTTGCTCATGCTCCAGGAGATCCAGGGCCCGGGTCTCAGCGCCCGCGGCGCCTCCTTCGCGGGCCTGAGCATGTACGTCGAACTCGGCCGCGGCCAGGACTACTCGTGGAGCGCCACGACCTCCGGCCAGGACATCATCGACACGTACGCCGTCGAGCTGTGCCAGGACGACTACCACTACCTCTACCACGGCACCTGTACGGCCATGGACAAGGTCGAGCAGACCAACTCCTGGAAGCCGACCGTCGCCGACGGCACCGCCGCCGGCTCGTACCGGATGCAGGTCTACCGGACCAAGTACGGCCCGGTGGAGTACCGCGCGACCGTCGGCGGCAAGAAGGTCGCGTACACCACCCTGCGGTCCTCCTACATGCACGAGGCCGACTCGATCATCGGCTTCCAGATGCTCAACGACCCGGACTACGTGAAGAGCCCGGCGACCTTCCAGAGCGCGGCGCAGCACATCAACTACACCTTCAACTGGTTCTACGCCGACTCCGCGCACACCGCGTACTACAACAGCGGTGACAACCCGGTGCGCGCGAGCGGTGTCGACGCCGAGTTCCCGGTCTGGGCGCAGTCGGCGTACGAGTGGAAGGGCTGGGACCCGGCGACCAACACCGCCACGTACACCGCGGCCTCCGCCCACCCCAACTCCATCGACCAGGACTACTACATCTCCTGGAACAACAAGCAGGCCAAGAACTACACGACCGCGCCCTGGGGCGACGGCTCGGTGCACCGCGGCGACCTCCTGGAGGACCGGGTGAAGAAGCTGGTCTCCGCGGGCGGTGTCACCAGAACCGCGCTGGTGAAGGCGATGGCGGACGCGGCCCTGGCCGACCTGCGGGCCGAGGACGTGCTCCCGGACCTGCTGAAGGTCGTCAACAGCTCGACGGTCACCGACTCCACGGCCGCGGCGGCGGTCAGCAAGTTGCAGGCGTGGATCTCGGCCGGCGCCAAGCGCACGGAGACGTCGGCGGGTTCGCACGCCTACGCCGACGCCGACGCGATCCGCATCCTGGACGCCTGGTGGCCGCTGCTGGTGAAGGCCGAGTTCGAACCGGGCCTCGGCAGCGACCTGTACGCCGCCATCGGCAACAACATCCCCATCGACGAGTCGCCGTCGGCCGCACACGGCCCGACCGGCGCACACGCCGGAAGCTCCTTCCAGTACGGCTGGTGGAGCTACGTCGACAAGGACATCCGGACGGTGCTGGGGGAGTCCGTACAGGGCGGCCTCGCGCACTCGTACTGCGGGGGCGGCAACCTCAGCGCCTGCCGGGATCTGCTGATCAGCACGCTCAAGGAGGCCGCCGGCAAGACCGCGTCCGCCGTCTACCCGGGTGACGACCAGTGCTCGGCGGGCGACCAGTGGTGTGCCGACTCGATCGTGCAGCGCACGCTCGGCGGCATCAAGCACGGCAAGATCACCTGGCAGAACCGGCCGACCTACCAGCAGGTGGTGGAGTACTCGTCACATCGGTGA
- a CDS encoding MaoC family dehydratase yields MAEPRIFTSADELTAAVGEQLGHSDWLEVDQKRIDLFADATGDHQWIHVDPEKAAAGPFGTTIAHGYLTLSLLPALVPQVMRVENVKMGVNYGTNKVRFPAPVPVGSRVRATAVVTDVTETGGGVQVTAAVTVEREGGDKPVCVAESVSRFYF; encoded by the coding sequence ATGGCAGAGCCGAGGATCTTCACATCCGCCGACGAACTGACGGCGGCGGTGGGCGAGCAGTTGGGGCACAGCGACTGGCTGGAGGTCGACCAGAAGCGGATCGACCTGTTCGCGGACGCCACCGGCGACCACCAGTGGATCCACGTGGACCCGGAGAAGGCGGCCGCGGGCCCGTTCGGCACGACCATCGCGCACGGCTATCTGACGCTGTCGCTGCTGCCCGCCCTGGTGCCGCAGGTGATGCGGGTCGAGAACGTGAAGATGGGCGTCAACTACGGCACGAACAAGGTCCGCTTCCCCGCTCCCGTGCCGGTGGGCTCCCGGGTGCGCGCCACCGCGGTCGTCACGGACGTCACCGAGACGGGCGGCGGGGTCCAGGTCACGGCGGCGGTGACGGTGGAACGCGAGGGCGGCGACAAGCCGGTGTGCGTGGCGGAGTCGGTCTCGCGCTTCTACTTCTGA
- a CDS encoding YiaA/YiaB family inner membrane protein translates to MSETPVKQQSTAAFYGQAVASFAVAMAATSIGIFRLHADAWVRGFLAIAVLYLVTSSFTLAKVIRDRQEAGQIVSRVDQARLEKLLAEHDPFEKI, encoded by the coding sequence ATGAGTGAGACACCGGTCAAGCAGCAGTCCACGGCGGCCTTCTACGGCCAGGCCGTGGCCTCCTTCGCCGTCGCCATGGCGGCCACCTCCATCGGCATCTTCCGGCTGCACGCCGACGCATGGGTGCGCGGCTTCCTCGCCATCGCCGTCCTCTACCTGGTGACCTCGTCGTTCACGCTCGCCAAGGTGATCCGCGACCGGCAGGAGGCCGGGCAGATCGTCAGCCGCGTCGACCAGGCCAGGCTGGAGAAGCTGCTCGCCGAGCACGACCCCTTCGAGAAGATCTGA
- a CDS encoding TetR/AcrR family transcriptional regulator: MSTAEETVGGDMQPWAEVTPDAARRLLVAAVEAFAERGYHATTTRDIAGRAGMSPAALYIHYKTKEELLHRISRIGHEKAVEILRTAAQGEGDAAERLADAVSSFVRWHAGGRTTARVVQYELDSLGPDARAEILGLRRQVDAEVRGIIQDGVAAGEFDVPDIPGTTLAVLSLCIDVARWFNVNGPRTPDEVGELYADLVLRMVGAKS, encoded by the coding sequence ATGAGTACGGCGGAGGAGACGGTCGGCGGCGACATGCAGCCGTGGGCCGAGGTCACCCCGGACGCGGCACGGCGACTGCTCGTCGCCGCCGTCGAGGCCTTCGCCGAGCGCGGGTATCACGCGACGACGACCCGGGACATCGCGGGCCGCGCGGGCATGAGCCCCGCAGCGCTCTACATCCACTACAAGACCAAGGAAGAGCTGCTCCACCGGATCAGCCGGATCGGCCACGAGAAGGCCGTGGAGATCCTGCGGACGGCCGCCCAGGGCGAGGGCGACGCGGCCGAGCGGCTCGCCGACGCCGTGAGCTCCTTCGTCCGCTGGCACGCCGGCGGGCGCACCACCGCACGCGTCGTGCAGTACGAACTGGACTCGCTCGGCCCGGACGCCCGCGCCGAGATCCTCGGGCTGCGCCGCCAGGTCGACGCCGAGGTGCGCGGGATCATCCAGGACGGCGTGGCGGCGGGCGAGTTCGACGTGCCCGACATCCCGGGCACCACGCTCGCCGTGCTCTCCCTCTGCATCGACGTGGCCCGCTGGTTCAACGTCAACGGCCCCCGGACCCCCGACGAGGTCGGCGAGCTCTACGCCGACCTCGTCCTGCGCATGGTGGGAGCCAAGAGCTAG
- the soxR gene encoding redox-sensitive transcriptional activator SoxR — protein MPQIPEKIHELTVGQLSARSGAAVSALHFYESKGLISSRRTTGNQRRYSRDALRRVAFVRAAQRVGIPLATIREALAELPEERTPTREDWARLSEVWRSELDERIKQLNRLRDHLTDCIGCGCLSLEGCVLSNPDDVFGERQSGSRLMVERRTNGRPDRTPQQKEPEDCR, from the coding sequence GTGCCCCAGATTCCCGAGAAGATCCATGAACTCACGGTCGGCCAGCTGTCGGCCCGCAGCGGCGCCGCCGTCTCCGCTCTGCACTTCTACGAGTCCAAGGGCCTGATCAGCAGCCGCCGCACCACGGGCAACCAACGCCGCTACTCCCGTGACGCGCTGCGCCGGGTCGCCTTCGTGCGGGCCGCGCAGCGCGTCGGTATCCCGCTGGCCACGATCCGCGAGGCGCTCGCCGAGCTTCCCGAGGAACGCACCCCGACCCGGGAGGACTGGGCCCGGCTCTCCGAGGTCTGGCGGTCCGAACTCGACGAGCGCATCAAGCAGCTGAACCGGCTCCGCGACCACCTCACCGACTGCATCGGCTGCGGCTGTCTCTCCCTGGAGGGCTGTGTGCTCTCCAACCCCGACGACGTCTTCGGCGAGCGGCAGTCCGGCTCCCGCCTCATGGTGGAGCGCCGCACCAACGGCCGACCGGACCGGACCCCACAGCAGAAGGAGCCCGAGGACTGCCGCTGA
- a CDS encoding acyl-CoA dehydrogenase family protein yields MNLELSEEQTAVRQLARDFVEREIAPHVIAWDRAEDVDRGIVKKLGAVGFLGLTVDEEYGGSGGDHLAYCLVTEELGRGDSSVRGIVSVSLGLVAKTIAAWGSEEQKRQWLPGLTAGELVGCFGLTEPGTGSDAGNLSTRAVRDGGDYVVNGTKMFITNGTWADVVLLFARSTDAPGHKGVSAFLVPTDTPGLSRRTIHGKLGLRGQATAELVLEDVRVPASAMLAPEGKGFSVAMSALAKGRMSVAAGCVGIAQAALDAAVTYATERGQFGKTIAHHQLVQELISDIAVDVDAARLLTWRVADLVDRGLPFATESSKAKLFASEAAVRAANNALQVYGGYGYIDEYPVGKLLRDARVMTLYEGTSQIQKLLIGRALTGISAF; encoded by the coding sequence CGCCGTACGGCAGCTCGCCCGGGACTTCGTGGAGCGCGAGATCGCCCCCCACGTCATCGCCTGGGACCGTGCGGAGGACGTCGACCGCGGCATCGTGAAGAAGCTCGGCGCGGTCGGGTTCCTGGGCCTGACCGTCGACGAGGAGTACGGCGGCTCGGGCGGCGACCACCTCGCCTACTGCCTGGTGACCGAGGAACTCGGCCGCGGCGACTCCTCGGTGCGCGGGATCGTGTCCGTCTCGCTCGGGCTCGTCGCCAAGACCATCGCGGCGTGGGGGAGCGAGGAGCAGAAGCGCCAGTGGCTGCCGGGGCTCACCGCGGGCGAGCTGGTGGGCTGCTTCGGCCTCACCGAACCGGGCACCGGCTCCGACGCGGGAAACCTGTCCACCCGGGCCGTGCGCGACGGCGGCGACTACGTCGTCAACGGCACCAAGATGTTCATCACCAACGGCACCTGGGCCGACGTCGTGCTGCTGTTCGCCCGCTCCACGGACGCCCCCGGCCACAAGGGCGTCTCCGCCTTCCTCGTGCCGACGGACACCCCTGGTCTGTCCCGCCGCACCATCCACGGCAAGCTCGGCCTGCGCGGCCAGGCCACCGCCGAACTGGTCCTGGAGGACGTGCGCGTCCCCGCCTCGGCCATGCTGGCCCCCGAGGGCAAGGGCTTCTCCGTCGCCATGTCCGCGCTCGCCAAGGGGCGGATGTCGGTGGCGGCCGGCTGCGTCGGCATCGCCCAGGCGGCGCTGGACGCGGCGGTGACGTACGCGACCGAGCGCGGGCAGTTCGGCAAGACCATCGCCCACCACCAGCTCGTCCAGGAGCTGATCAGCGACATCGCCGTGGACGTCGACGCGGCACGGCTGCTGACCTGGCGGGTCGCCGATCTCGTCGACCGCGGGCTGCCGTTCGCCACCGAGTCCTCCAAGGCCAAGCTCTTCGCCTCCGAGGCCGCCGTGCGCGCCGCGAACAACGCCCTCCAGGTCTACGGCGGTTACGGCTACATCGACGAGTACCCGGTCGGCAAACTGCTGCGCGACGCCCGCGTGATGACCCTCTACGAAGGCACCAGCCAGATCCAGAAACTGCTCATCGGCCGTGCGCTGACGGGGATTTCGGCGTTCTGA
- a CDS encoding 3-keto-5-aminohexanoate cleavage protein: MVQVCLNGARGAVDGAVVPLSPGAMARSADEAVAAGAFDVHVHPKSPCGQDTLSPKAVAATLEAIRAQVRVPVGVSTGAWAEPDPAARVERVRSWTVLPDHASVNWHEPGAEEVAAALLDLGIGVEAGLWSGTDGAARFAASPLRSRVLRVLAEVTDADPATAEESALALLADLGSGTDPGRPVLLHGEEGGAWPVLRLAGRLGLATRVGLEDTLVLPDGQRALSNAQLVAEAVAQYGWAQRSS; the protein is encoded by the coding sequence ATGGTGCAGGTTTGTCTGAACGGAGCGCGCGGGGCGGTCGACGGTGCCGTCGTTCCGCTGTCGCCGGGGGCAATGGCCCGGTCCGCGGACGAGGCCGTCGCGGCCGGGGCCTTTGACGTCCATGTCCACCCCAAGTCCCCCTGTGGACAGGACACTTTGTCGCCGAAGGCGGTCGCGGCGACGCTCGAGGCGATACGCGCACAGGTGCGGGTGCCGGTCGGGGTGAGCACGGGTGCGTGGGCCGAGCCGGATCCCGCGGCCCGGGTGGAGCGCGTCCGCTCCTGGACCGTGCTGCCCGACCACGCCTCGGTCAACTGGCACGAGCCGGGCGCCGAGGAGGTCGCGGCGGCCCTCCTCGACCTCGGGATCGGCGTGGAGGCGGGCCTCTGGTCCGGCACGGACGGCGCGGCACGGTTCGCGGCGTCCCCGCTCCGGTCGCGGGTGCTGCGCGTGCTGGCCGAGGTGACGGACGCGGACCCGGCGACGGCCGAGGAGTCCGCCCTGGCGCTGCTGGCCGACCTCGGCTCCGGCACCGACCCCGGCCGCCCCGTGCTGCTGCACGGCGAGGAGGGCGGTGCCTGGCCGGTGCTGCGGCTGGCCGGACGGCTGGGGCTCGCGACGCGCGTCGGCCTGGAGGACACGCTGGTCCTGCCGGACGGGCAACGGGCGCTGTCCAACGCTCAGTTGGTGGCGGAGGCGGTTGCCCAGTACGGATGGGCCCAGCGCTCGTCGTAG